From the genome of Ardenticatenales bacterium:
GCCGCGCCACAATGTCCACGCCACTGACGGTGAGATCATCGGGATCGGTGAGGACTAGCGAGGCGGAGCCGCCACCAAATAGCTGCTTAAACATGTGCCCAAAGATGGCGTCCACCTGCCGCACGGTTTCACCAAAGGCGGCGGACGTCAGTTCATCCAATTCGGCCACGATCTGGCGCAACTGTTGCTCCGTTTTCGTCAGGTCGTCCACCTGCTGCGTGAGAAAGTCATACCGCTGCTGCGTTTCCTCGTATTCGGCGGGAGCATCGGGATTGATGGCCCCGATGCGGCGGAGTTGCCCACGATACTTTTGGATTTCTTCTTCCAGGTCGGGCGGTAGTTCCTCGACCACGGGCAGGTACTCGACGATCTCTGACAGCGGCAGTGGCGATTGACTCACCTCATCCTCGTCATAAGGTAGCACCACCAGTCCCAGGTCGCTCTTAATGCGATCTTTCAACCCCTCAACGTGATTCTCGTGCTGGCTGAGGGCTATTTGCGTTTGCGTGTGGCGCGTTTCCTGCTCGTGCGCGAGTTTCTGCAAACTTGCGTATTCCCGCTCCAATTGGCGCAGTGCTTCCTGCCCGCCGCGCAGCTTCTGCTGCACCGGCGTGAGCAGCCCGTTCAACCGGGCCAGGTCCGCCTGCTGCGTGTCCAGTTCTGTCGCCACCTCTCGCAGATCAAGCTGCGCCAGTTCCTGCTGCCAGCTATCGCGGCGGCTCTCCTGGCGGCGCAGCAAATCCTGCGCCTGCTGCAAGGCCGCCCGGCGACTGTCTACCACCGCCTGTCTCCCGGCCATAATCGTGCGTAGGGCTTCCATCTTCTGCTGCCAGTTTTGCTGTTCCTGTTTCAGTTCAGCGATGGGCAGAGCCGTCAGATGCGCTTGCGCCGCGTCCGCTTCTTGCGCCAGCCGTGTTACCTCCGCTTCCTGGTTTATCACGGCTTGCTGCATTTCGTCTATGCGCGTGTGCAGCCGTTCCTGGTCACGGGCGGCGTTTTCCCGCTGCCGCTGCAAAAAGCGAAGCTGCTGCCGCGCCCGCTCCAGACTGCTTTGCATCTTGGTGAGGCGTTGGTTGAGCGCCTGCCGTTCCCGTTCAAACTGCCGTTCCGTCCTTTCCAGAGCGTCTGCGACTGCTTGCTGTTCCTGCGTGGCCTGATCCTGTTTGTCGGCCTGCACTGCCAGCCGTGCCGTTTCCGCGCGCTGCGCGTCCAGGTCGGCCACCGCCGCGCGCCACGCCGCTTCCTGCGCCAACACGGAACGGCGCGGGTCTTTGGGGGCCTGCTCCACCAACCCACCGGCATGGACGACCAGGCCATCTAGCGACGCGGCAAGGCAGCCGGGGGGCAGCTCGCGCCCCACCGCGTAGGCGGTAGCGGCATCTTGCACCAGCAGCAGCCGCCCCAGCAGCAGTTGACTGACGCCGGCCAGGTGAGGGGGGCAGGCAACGAGTTCACCGGCCCAACCCAGCACGCCCACCTGTTGCGGACGCGGTGGTGAGGGCGAGGCCAGCACATCCGGCTGCGCCACGACGGAGAGCGGTTGGTCCTGTTTTTCCAGCAGCGCCCACAGGCTGGCCGCGTCCGCAACAATCAGGGTGGAGAGGCGCGCCTGTAGGGCCGCTTCGAGGGCGATCTGGTAGGGCGCGGGAATGGTGAGAACGCCGGCCAGCCGCCCGATGAGGGTGGCTTTGTTGTTGATGCGTACCTCTTTTTGGCGCATTTGCGCCAGTAACTCGGTGCGCGCCTCCAGGCGGGCCAGTTCCTTTTGCTGGGCGTTGATTGTCTGCGCCAACTGCTGATTGGCGCGCCGCATCTCTTTCAGCGTTTGTGTGAGTCCGCGGCGTTCGCGTTGTTTTTCTTGCGAGGATTGCTGTAATTCCGCCGCCTGCGACTGCACCTGCGCTACCTGCGCCTCGCGGCGCTGGATGTCCGCCGCCGCCGCTTCCAGTTGCGCGTCGTCTATCGTTTCGCTTGGTTTTTCCCGGCTGCGTTCCCGCAACTGGGTTAGCTGCCCCTTGAGTTGGGCCAGCGTGTCCTGTCCGGCGCGGTGGGCGGCGTTAGCCTGATCGTTTGCCTTTTGCCAGCGCCGAATCTCTGTTTGCCGCGCCTGAAAGGAGCTGTTGAACTGGCTCATTTGCGTCTGCTGGGCGGCAAGCTGCGCCTGCGCCGTTTCCAGTTCAGCGAGGGCAACGGCCAGTTCCGCCTCGGCGTGGGTCAGGCGCTCTTGGGTAATGGGGATTTCGGCGGCGATGTCGTTTAGTTGGCGTTGGATGGCGCTATGCCGTTCCTGCAAAATGGCCGACTGCCGTCGCGTTTTTTCCAATCGGTCGCGGGTGGCGTCTCGCTGGCCCTGGATGTCTTGCTCTTGCCGTTGCCACCCGGCGATCTGTTGCTTTTCGTTGTCCAGCCGATCCTGGTGCTGTTGCAACTTATGGCGGCCATCGCGCCAGGTGGATTCGGCGTCGCGCGCTTCCTGGCGGCGACGGCGCATTTCCAGGCGGGCATGCTGCCAGCGGTAGCCGTATTGTTGTCGCAGCAGGTGGTGCAGGTCGGCGGCGACCTGTTCGTAGTTTTGGGCGCGGTTGGCTTGCCGCTTGAGGGAGCCGAGGCGGGGGCGGATTTCGGAGAGGATGTCGTAGACACGTTCCAGGTTGTGTTGTGTTTCCTGGAGGCGACGGAGGGTTTCGGCGCGGCGACTTTTGTAGTGGTTGATGCCGGCAGCTTCTTCAAACAAAGCGCGTCGTTCTTCCGCCCGCAGGGAGAGGGCGCGGTCGATCAACCCCTGGCCGATGATCGTGTAGTTGCGCTCCGCCAGGCCACTGGTCGCCAACAGGTCGGCCACG
Proteins encoded in this window:
- the smc gene encoding chromosome segregation protein SMC: MRLKRLQLQGYKTFASKQEFVFDEGITAIVGPNGSGKSNVADALRWVLGEQSYSALRGKKTTDMIFAGSQSRARAGMAQAILTLDNDDAWLPIDYTEVEIGRRAYRSGENDYLINGQKVRLRDVADLLATSGLAERNYTIIGQGLIDRALSLRAEERRALFEEAAGINHYKSRRAETLRRLQETQHNLERVYDILSEIRPRLGSLKRQANRAQNYEQVAADLHHLLRQQYGYRWQHARLEMRRRRQEARDAESTWRDGRHKLQQHQDRLDNEKQQIAGWQRQEQDIQGQRDATRDRLEKTRRQSAILQERHSAIQRQLNDIAAEIPITQERLTHAEAELAVALAELETAQAQLAAQQTQMSQFNSSFQARQTEIRRWQKANDQANAAHRAGQDTLAQLKGQLTQLRERSREKPSETIDDAQLEAAAADIQRREAQVAQVQSQAAELQQSSQEKQRERRGLTQTLKEMRRANQQLAQTINAQQKELARLEARTELLAQMRQKEVRINNKATLIGRLAGVLTIPAPYQIALEAALQARLSTLIVADAASLWALLEKQDQPLSVVAQPDVLASPSPPRPQQVGVLGWAGELVACPPHLAGVSQLLLGRLLLVQDAATAYAVGRELPPGCLAASLDGLVVHAGGLVEQAPKDPRRSVLAQEAAWRAAVADLDAQRAETARLAVQADKQDQATQEQQAVADALERTERQFERERQALNQRLTKMQSSLERARQQLRFLQRQRENAARDQERLHTRIDEMQQAVINQEAEVTRLAQEADAAQAHLTALPIAELKQEQQNWQQKMEALRTIMAGRQAVVDSRRAALQQAQDLLRRQESRRDSWQQELAQLDLREVATELDTQQADLARLNGLLTPVQQKLRGGQEALRQLEREYASLQKLAHEQETRHTQTQIALSQHENHVEGLKDRIKSDLGLVVLPYDEDEVSQSPLPLSEIVEYLPVVEELPPDLEEEIQKYRGQLRRIGAINPDAPAEYEETQQRYDFLTQQVDDLTKTEQQLRQIVAELDELTSAAFGETVRQVDAIFGHMFKQLFGGGSASLVLTDPDDLTVSGVDIVARLPSRREQGLGLLSGGERSLTAVALIFALLKVAPTPFCVLDEVDAMLDEANVNRFVSALRELSARTQFIVITHNRGTVQAAQTVYGISMGSDSASRVISVRPEEYLHGAR